The proteins below come from a single Dermatophagoides farinae isolate YC_2012a chromosome 7, ASM2471394v1, whole genome shotgun sequence genomic window:
- the LOC142597656 gene encoding 85/88 kDa calcium-independent phospholipase A2-like, with the protein MTSFLSLANQFLTKVFSLEPYSVVEVKIEDYIHYDIVAREESLILYNYCDNKNQNNYEILLHRENSSTRTAFSLYRSTRNDEAEIYFIRLKDKLPMFMTRFPNLLSASSLQEICKHINANPSQNMAHICAQFGYIDYFRQLSTEEFNETSTSIMTANNQLLNAQDESQGKTCLQIAIETQRLNIIQAIIALPNVELKFNLVDHSGNNLVHVAAQTNGTIVSIICATIKTNHGNDLLMEIINAKNYENFAPLYLACSHDKPSCVKELLKNGADVNGASIQDNNNAGDNDSSSSTTSRDESQSDLNDDRLINMLNVNDMKNGGTPLHWCKSSEVIEILVERNCNLNARNFHGDTALHHMVARADLNCTLSLLGHGADVNAIGANGYTPLHVSIKANNVAIVQALIVFGANVDLLNASGYSARHLAAISTQSPAKDTILYILHSVCARRCSQSIKNCTEGCAQDFTYNGVPPDNPFTRNLPLYDKVLLDDVMKNNLERKLQNPTNTDMNIDGENSKQRQRRKKVKLLCMDGGGIRGLILIQILCHIELVTNQRIIDIFDWIAGTSTGGILALLLASGYSASQCRQIYFLLKDKLFIRYRPYCSDTLEKFLQKYLGSDRRMNELCKPRILIPATIATRFPPSAKFFRNYPSSTDLLHGLQYSSSGEENETIDNTNELLWKVARATGAAPTYFSQFESYLDGGLISNNPTMDLLHEIQFHNRSVEIFDKKCDDIYDIDLVVSLGTGLIPNKPIDKLNFSPLFSFSGISNFATNFPNLIKVLVEQASLANGRIVDRAQAWCSMINVPFFRLNPAISEDIQMDESDNVKLINMLWETMAYIYMNHNDMSSLLSFLLHE; encoded by the exons atgacatCATTCTTATCGTTAGCAAATCAATTCTTGACTAAAGTTTTTTCTCTGGAACCATATTCGGTTGTCGAAGTTAAAATTGAAGATTATATCCATTACGACATTGTGGCACGTGAAGAATCACTGATTTTATACAATTATTGTGAtaataaaaaccaaaataattatgaaattcttttgcatcgtgaaaattcatcaacacgTACTGCATTCAGTTTATATCGATCCACAAGAAATGATGAAGCAGAGATTTATTTCATACGTCTTAAAGATAAATTGCCAATGTTCATGACAAGATTTCCCAATCTATTAAGTGCATCGTCATTACAAGAAATATGTAAACATATCAATGCTAATCCATCACAAAATATGGCACACATTTGTGCCCAATTCGGTtacattgattattttcgTCAATTGTCCACAgaagaattcaatgaaacatcaacatcaataatGACTGCGAATAATCAATTGTTGAATGCACAGGATGAATCACAAGGCAAAACATGTCTACAGATTGCTATTGAAACACAACGTTTGAATATCATACAGGCAATCATTGCTCTTCCAAATGTcgaattaaaattcaatctaGTCGATCATTCCGGCAATAATCTGGTTCATGTAGCCGCACAAACTAATGGAACAATTGTATCGATAATATGTGCAAccatcaaaacaaatcatggtaatgatttattaatggaaattattaatgcgaaaaattatgaaaatttcgCACCACTTTATCTCGCCTGTTCACATGATAAACCATCATGTGTAAaagaattattgaaaaatggtGCCGATGTTAACGGAGCTTCCATacaagataataataatgctggtgataatgattcttcatcatcaacaacatcacgTGATGAAAGTCAATCCGAtcttaatgatgatcgtttaATCAACATGTTGAATGTAAACGATATGAAAAATGGTGGTACACCATTACATTGGTGTAAAAGTTCCGAAGTTATTGAAATATTAGTCGAACGTAATTGTAATCTTAATGCACGTAATTTTCATGGTGACACAGCATTACATCATATGGTTGCACGTGCAGATCTGAATtgtacattatcattattgggACATGGTGCTGATGTCAATGCTATCGGTGCTAATGGTTATACACCACTTCATGTTTCAATTAAAGCTAATAACGTTGCCATTGTACAAGCATTGATCGTTTTCGGTGCTAATGTTGATCTATTGAATGCAAGTGGCTATTCAGCACGTCATCTAGCTGCAATATCGACACAATCACCTGCAAAAGATACGATTCTTTATATTCTACATTCCGTTTGTGCACGTCGTTGTTCCcaatcgataaaaaattgtACCGAAGGTTGTGCACAAGATTTCACCTATAATGGTGTACCACCAGATAATCCATTTACACGTAATCTACCATTATATGATAAAGTTTTActtgatgatgtgatgaaaaataatcttGAAAGAAAACTTCAAAATCCAACAAACACCGATATGAATATTGATGGTGAAAATTCCAAACAAAGACAAAGGAggaaaaaagtgaaattaTTATGTATGGATGGCGGTGGTATACGCGGCCTAATTCTTATACAGATTTTATGTCATATAGAATTGGTAACTAATCAAAGaattatcgatatttttgattGGATTGCCGGCACCAGTACCGGTGGTATATTGGCATTATTACTGGCATCGGGTTATTCTGCTAGCCAATGTCGTCAAATATATTTTCTACTCAAAGATAAACTATTCATACGTTATCGGCCATATTGTTCGGAtacattggaaaaatttttacagAAATATCTTGGATCCGATcgacgaatgaatgaattgtgtAAACCAAg AATATTGATACCAGCAACAATAGCTACACGTTTTCCACCAAGTGCAAAGTTTTTCCGAAATTATCCAAGCTCTACTGATCTATTACATGGTTTACAATATTCTAGTAGTggtgaagaaaatgaaaccatCGATAATACGAATGAATTATTGTGGAAAGTTGCACGTGCAACTGGTGCAGCACCAACatatttttcacaatttgaATCATATCTTGATGGTGGACTCATATCGAATAATCCAACAATGGATCTACTACACGAGATACAATTCCATAATCGTTCGGTAGAAATATTT gacaaaaaatgtgatgataTTTATGACATTGATCTGGTTGTTTCATTGGGAACTGGTTTAATACCTAATAAGCCGATTGATAAGCTTAATTTTAgtccattattttcattttcaggCATATCAAATTTTGCAACAAATTTTCCAAATCTAATCAAAGTATTGGTCGAACAAGCATCATTAGCCAATGGACGTATTGTTGATCGTGCACAAGCATGGTGTTCAATGATTAATGTACCATTTTTTCGTCTGAATCCAGCCATTTCAGAAGATATACAAATGGATGAATCGGATAATGttaaattaataaatatgTTATGGGAAACAATGGCCTATATCTATATGAATCATAATGACATGAGTTCATTGTTAAGTTTCTTGTTGCATGAATGA
- the LOC142597657 gene encoding mitochondrial carrier homolog 2-like, with product MASFESRNNVNDEEENDGESAFETIERLLNTPAVLNSYAVIGDILPRPGLIKHPITYMATLVQIGYEPMPPKLTKSIFGRTQLQLPGFFTYMKYIAQIDGFRGCYRGLKYNIIYSIVYQFTSINVDRYQKAHYYPELRVEDAKYIDTNHLARSIVCDSITRIAALSVAYPFHLIMIRSMAQFIGRETYYDSLSGAISDIYETGGLAGFYAGFAPFVIGECVYIFLESSLMYTLREKFEQLGIAKSNSSFITNTFVNVIARTLVYPFKVVSTVMACNGSNCRSLAASAYTAPEHPNWIECWQTLWTRNEIKRGSSIFWRYQPITSSLMFPMQPIVRMSPNHLKGF from the coding sequence atggctTCTTTTGAATCACGAAataatgtgaatgatgaagaagaaaatgatggaGAATCCGCTTTCGAAACGATTGAACGTTTACTGAATACGCCGGCGGTTCTCAATTCATATGCTGTTATTGGTGATATTTTACCACGACCAGGTTTGATAAAACATCCCATCACGTATATGGCTACATTGGTACAGATCGGTTATGAACCGATGCCACCGAAATTAACGAAATCAATATTTGGACGTACACAGCTACAATTACCGGGATTTTTCACCTACATGAAATATATAGCCCAAATCGATGGTTTCAGGGGCTGTTATCGGGGCCTGAAATATAACATTATCTATTCGATTGTTTATCAATtcacatcaatcaatgttgatCGTTATCAGAAAGCTCATTACTATCCAGAATTGAGAGTCGAAGATGCCAAATATATTGATACAAATCATTTGGCACGTAGTATTGTTTGTGATTCAATAACAAGGATAGCTGCATTGTCAGTTGCATATCcgtttcatttgatcatgatACGATCGATGGCACAATTCATTGGACGTGAAACATATTATGATTCACTGTCGGGTGCTATTTCCGATATCTATGAAACCGGTGGCCTTGCGGGCTTTTATGCTGGTTTTGCACCATTTGTAATCGGTGAATGTGTTTACATATTTctggaatcatcattaatgtatACATTACGAGAAAAATTCGAACAATTAGGTATCGCTAAAtcgaattcatcattcataacgAATACGTTCGTTAATGTTATCGCTCGAACATTGGTCTATCCATTCAAAGTGGTATCCACTGTTATGGCTTGTAATGGCAGCAATTGTCGTTCATTAGCTGCATCTGCTTATACCGCACCAGAACATCCAAATTGGATTGAATGTTGGCAAACATTATGGACACGTAATGAAATTAAACGTGGTTCCTCGATTTTTTGGCGTTATCAACcgattacatcatcattaatgtttCCAATGCAACCAATTGTTCGTATGTCGCCGAATCATTTGAAAGGATTTTGA